The following DNA comes from Sphingopyxis sp. BSN-002.
ATCGAGAGCGCGATGGACAATGCGCTCGCAAGGGCGGGAATCCCGACCGGTGAAGTCGACCGCGTCTTCCTGACCGGCGGCTCCTCGCTGATTCCCGCGATCCGCGCGATTTTCGATCGTCGCTTCGGCTCCGGGCGGATCGCCACGGGTGGCGAGCTGACCTCGATCGCGCACGGCCTTGCGCTGATCGGCGGCGAAGAAAATCCCGCCGAATGGGCAAGCTGAGTCGGTTGGGTAAGGGGAAAGAAAAATCCCCCAAAACACTGCGAAATTTATTGTAATTGCGAATCGTTCTCGATAATGGCGGGCATCTTTTCAGGGCAGACCCGTTCCAGATGCATGCACCCCAGACTCAGCGACCGGCACCGAGGAAGAGCCGCAAGGCCTTCTGGCTGAAGCAGCTGCATATGTGGCACTGGATGAGCTCGGCAATCAGCCTGATCGGGCTGGTGCTGTTCGCTATTACCGGCTTCACCCTCAACCATGCGGCCGACATCGAGGGCTCGCCGGTCATTACCCAGAAGGCGGCGCAGATGCCGCCCGCGATCCTGGGAAAGCTCGGAGCCGATCCGGCGGGCGGGAAGGGCAGGCTGCCGCAGCCCGTCGCGACCTGGGTCGAGGACCATTTTCCCGTCAAGACGAACGGCGAGGCCGAATGGTCGGCTGACGAGGTCTATCTGCCCGCGCCGCGCCCGGGCGGCGATGCGTGGGTCGCGATCGACCGCGCGACCGGCGACGTGACGAGCGAGATCACCGATCGCGGCTGGATTTCCTATCTCAACGACCTTCACAAGGGCCGCAATTCGGGCGGCGAGTGGAGCCTGTTCATCGACATCTTCGCCTTCGCCTGCCTGGTCTTCGCGATCACCGGGCTGTTCCTGCTGTGGCTGCATTCGGCGAAGCGCAAGAGCACCTGGCCGCTCGTCGGCGCCGGGCTCGTGCTTCCCGCGGCCGTCGCGATCATCTTCATCCACTAGGGAGACTTTCATGCCGTCCACTTCGCGAACGATCCTGATCGGCGGAACGCTGAGCGCCGCGCTGACCGCGCCGGTCATGGCGGCCGCGGCGCCGGCGACGATGGACGTGACGATCACGATCCCGCAGCTGAAGGTTGCCGAATATCACCGGCCCTATGTGGCGATCTGGGTCGAAAAGGCCGGTGCGCCCGCAAAGACGGTCGCGGTTTGGTACGACTATGACATGAAGAACAACGAGGGCACCAAGTGGCTCCGCGATGTCCGCCAATGGTGGCGCGCCGCGGGCCGCACGATGACTTTCCCCGCGAATGGCATCACCGGCGCGACGCGCGCGCCGGGCGCCCAGAAAATCTCGTTCAGCCGCGCGCAGCTCGGCGCGACCGCCGCGGGCGAATATACGCTCGTGATCGAAGCCGCGCGCGAAGTCGGCGGCCGCGAACTGCTGCGCATTCCGTTCACCTGGCCGGCGAAGGCCGGAGCGGGCGGCCGCGCTGCGGGTAAGACCGAACTCGGCGCCGTTACCGTCGCCTTCCGTTGATCATTCGAAAGGGCAGGGACATGAAGAAGCAGATTCTCGGATTGGCCGCGACGGTTGCGCTCGCGGCGATGGCGGTCGTTCCGGCGAGCGCGCACCGCCAGTGGATGATGCCGTCCGCGACCGTTCTGTCGGGCGACGACGTCTGGGTGACCGTCGATGCCGCGGTGTCGAACGATCTCTTCTATTTCGAGCATCAGCCGCTGCGCCTCGACACGATGAAGGCCTGGGCGCCCGACGGGACCGAAGTCCAGCTCGAGAACAAGTCGACGGGCCGCTATCGCAGCACTTTCGACGTCCATCTGACGCAGAAGGGCACCTGGCGCATCGCGTCGGTCGCCGACATGCTGATGGGCAGCTATGATCTGAACGGCAAGACC
Coding sequences within:
- a CDS encoding PepSY-associated TM helix domain-containing protein produces the protein MHAPQTQRPAPRKSRKAFWLKQLHMWHWMSSAISLIGLVLFAITGFTLNHAADIEGSPVITQKAAQMPPAILGKLGADPAGGKGRLPQPVATWVEDHFPVKTNGEAEWSADEVYLPAPRPGGDAWVAIDRATGDVTSEITDRGWISYLNDLHKGRNSGGEWSLFIDIFAFACLVFAITGLFLLWLHSAKRKSTWPLVGAGLVLPAAVAIIFIH
- a CDS encoding DUF2271 domain-containing protein, whose translation is MPSTSRTILIGGTLSAALTAPVMAAAAPATMDVTITIPQLKVAEYHRPYVAIWVEKAGAPAKTVAVWYDYDMKNNEGTKWLRDVRQWWRAAGRTMTFPANGITGATRAPGAQKISFSRAQLGATAAGEYTLVIEAAREVGGRELLRIPFTWPAKAGAGGRAAGKTELGAVTVAFR